CCACGCGACCAGCGCATAACCGATAGCCAATACCACGGCGCCCAACATGATAACGCGTTTAGTACCCAGGACTTTGTCACCTAACCAGCCGCCAATCGCGACCAGACCGTATACCAGCGCGCTGAAGGAAGAGAAAAGGGTGATAGAATCCGCTTCTGACATACCCAGTTGTTTTACCAGGTAGACGGCCATAATGCCTTGCAGGCCGTAATAACCAAAACGCTCCCACAACTCTATCGAGAAGATGAGATAGAACGCCTTCGGTTGTTTGAAAGCGTTCATACTAACGCTTTCAGTTGGTTTATTGTTTGCAGTAGACACTTTTACCTCTTTTTTTACGCCCTGTATTAACAGGGATTGTCTGGCGCGTGATGAGACAGACTCATCCGTCCGATTGTTATATTGGAGGGGAAACGGCAGGTAATGTTCACTATCTTTCCTTTTCAGACAAGTCTTTTGTAATAATCTGTTACATATAACTCGCGTGGTCGAATCGTCGGGCAACGGAAATGTTATACAGCGTTAAATTTCTTCATTTGAAGAATGGCAGATTTTTACACTGTGAAACGGCCATAATTTTGGGTGAAAGGCGATATCTTCTGCTATTTAATGCAAAATGCAGTGATATAGGCCATTATCTGAAAAAAAGCCAGATTAATATTTTGTAGTGAAAAGGTACCTTCAGTCCATCTGGTTGAAAATGTAACCTTAGATGACACTAAATTTCACATTAAGTTATCAAAGTGATCTTGATCACGTATAGATAGAAATTTTTGCTATTAAAAAAATGATTAACCTGGTATGGCGCTAAAACGAAAGCACATGACGTCAGAAAAGCAGCGAGAACGGGTATTATTAGCGGCTGTAATAGAGAGAGCGGGCAGGGGAGCGCGCTGGGGCACTCCCCACCTTTCAGATGTCGGCTTTTTCTTTGTATTCGCAAAGATCTTCAATGATGCAAGAGCCGCAGCGGGGTTTCCGGGCGATACAGGTATAGCGACCGTGTAAAATTAACCAGTGGTGGCAATCTACTTTGAACGCATTTGGCACCACTTTCAGCAGTTTCTCTTCTACCTGCTCGACATTTTTGCCTGGGGCGAACCGGGTTCGGTTGCATACACGAAATATATGCGTATCAACGGCAATGGTCGGCCAGCCGAAGGCAGTATTCAGCACCACGTTAGCCGTTTTACGCCCCACTCCGGGAAGCGCTTCCAGCGCCTCTCGATCCTCGGGTACTTCGCCGTTATGCTTTTCCAGTAAAATACGGCAGGTCTTAATCACATTTTCCGCTTTACTGTTAAATAAGCCGATGGTTTTGATATAGGATTTCACGCCCTCAACGCCCAGTTCCAGCATTGCCGCTGGCGTGTTGGCGACCGGGTAAAGTTTAGCGGTGGCTTTGTTCACGCTGACATCAGTCGCCTGTGCGGAAAGCAGCACGGCAATCAGCAGCTCAAACGGCGAGGTAAAATTAAGTTCCGTCGTGGGATGCGGATTGTTGTCGCGCAGGCGTGTCAGAATTTCCAGCCTTTTTGCTTTGTTCATCAGACTTTCCCTGTTTCACCTGCCGGAACGGCGGAGGGTGCGGTTTCGGCACGGCGTTTTTTCATTTTTTCATCAATAAGATATTTTACTGCCAGCATAAGGCCCAGGCCGATAAACGCGCCGGGCGGCAGCATTGCCAGTAGAAAAGGCGAGTCGGTGTGAAATATCTCAACCCGTAATGCTTTCGCCCAGCCCCCCAGCAGACTGTCAGCGCCATCGAAAAGCGTTCCATTCCCCAGGATCTCGCGCAGCGACCCCAGTACAAACATGGCGCCTGTCGCGCCCATGCCGATGGAAAAACCGTCCAGCGCGGAAAGCCACGGGCCTTTCCTGGCAGCAAACGCCTCGGCGCGCCCGACAACAATGCAGTTGGTGACGATCAGCGGAATAAAAATGCCTAAAGACTGGTACAAACCGAAGGCGTATGCATTGATCAGCATCTGTACTGCGCTTACCACCGAGGCAATGATCATCACGTAAATCGGGATACGGATTTCCGCGGGTGTCCAGCGGCGCAGGGTGGAAACCGTCAGGTTTGTTAGTGTTAATACCAGTGTCGTGGCAAGACCCAGCCCCAGGGCATTGGTTGCCGTAGAGGTAACCGCCAGCAAAGGACACAGGCCAAGCAATTGCACCAGAGCGGAGTTATTTTTCCACAACCCCTGAACAACAATATTTTTTATTTCGCTCATGGTTATTCTCCACAGGCGGTTAAGTAAGGAAGTTGCGCGGGCAAAGATTCGGCATACAGTCCTGCGCGCTTAACTGCATTCACTACTGCGCGCGGCGTAATGGTGGCGCCGGTAAATTGGTCAAAATCACCGCCATCTTTTTTCACCGCCCAGTGTGTATCATTTTCACCGCTGATCGTCTTCCCGCTAAAGTGGGTAATCCAGTCAGACAGGCGGCGCTCAATTTTATCACCCAATCCTGGCGTCTCATGATGTTCCGTAACGCGCGTACCCATGATAGTGCCGTTGAAATCTGTGGCAACGATGAGCTGAATAGCGCCGGAATAGCCGTCTGGCGCGGTGGCTTCAATGATGGCGGCTACGGGTTTATCATCTTTGCGAGCGATAAAAACACGGTGCGTGCCCTTTCCCAGAGCAGGCGCATCGACCAGGTAGCAGCTCTCTTGCAGGTTATTATTGTAATGCTCAGGCGGCAATACCTGATCGAACAGCGCATGTTGTTGTTGTAGCGCCTGTTCGTGAATGGTTGATTTGGTCATCTGATTGATCACCGCGGTTAGTCCCGTAGAGCCTGCGGCAAAAAGCGCCAGCGTAATTCCGTGTTTACGAATCGTTTTTAGCATGGTTTATCCTTTACGATGTCCATAGACGCGGGGACGCGTGTAGTAGTCGATCAGAGGAACCGTGATATTCGCTAACAGGACGGCAAAAGCAACGCCGTCCGGATAACCGCCAAAGCTTCGAATCAGCCACACTAATACCCCAGCCAGCGCACCGAAAATTAAACGTCCCCGGTTGGTCGTGGAGGCGGTTACCGGGTCTGTTAAAATAAAAAACGCGCCCAGCATGGTAGCGCCTGACAGCAGATGAAGCTGCGGCGATGCCAGCGTATCGGGTGAAAAAAGCCAGCCTAACGCGGCGCATAACGCCAGCGTGAACAGGAAACTGGCCGGGATATGCCAGCGAATCGCTTTTTTCCACAGCAGAAATATACCGCCAATAAGCCAGGCAATATTAACCCACAACCAGCCTACGCCAGCCAGCACGCTGCTGTATATCGGGTACTGCATGATTTGCTCAACGGAATGCCCGGCGCGCAAAGAGGTTTTAAACGTATCCAGCGGCGTTGCCTGGCTGATACCGTCAATTCCTATACGTAGCATCGCCATATCGCCACCGCTGGCGGTATGGCCAGTAAAAATCATCCATAGCGCATCCAGCATACCGGGAGGCGTTGCCGCTATTTCATATGGCGGTAGCCAGCTTGTCATTTGTACCGGAAAGGAAATTAATAATACTACGTAACCGATCATCGCTGGATTGAAGGGATTTTGTCCCAGCCCGCCATACAATTGTTTGGCGATAATAATGGCAAATCCCGTCCCTAATACTACCATCCACCAGGGGGCGAGCGGGGGAATACTGACCGCCAGCAAAAGTCCTGTTAGTAACGCAGAATAATCCTTCAGATGAGTGGCGACCGATTGTTTGCGCAGCCTCAGGACAATGGCTTCAGCGACGAGCGCCGTGACGGCAGCCAGAACGATCTGGAAAAGCGTTCCCCAACCAA
The Salmonella bongori NCTC 12419 DNA segment above includes these coding regions:
- the nth gene encoding endonuclease III; amino-acid sequence: MNKAKRLEILTRLRDNNPHPTTELNFTSPFELLIAVLLSAQATDVSVNKATAKLYPVANTPAAMLELGVEGVKSYIKTIGLFNSKAENVIKTCRILLEKHNGEVPEDREALEALPGVGRKTANVVLNTAFGWPTIAVDTHIFRVCNRTRFAPGKNVEQVEEKLLKVVPNAFKVDCHHWLILHGRYTCIARKPRCGSCIIEDLCEYKEKADI
- a CDS encoding electron transport complex subunit E; translation: MSEIKNIVVQGLWKNNSALVQLLGLCPLLAVTSTATNALGLGLATTLVLTLTNLTVSTLRRWTPAEIRIPIYVMIIASVVSAVQMLINAYAFGLYQSLGIFIPLIVTNCIVVGRAEAFAARKGPWLSALDGFSIGMGATGAMFVLGSLREILGNGTLFDGADSLLGGWAKALRVEIFHTDSPFLLAMLPPGAFIGLGLMLAVKYLIDEKMKKRRAETAPSAVPAGETGKV
- the rsxG gene encoding electron transport complex subunit RsxG, producing the protein MLKTIRKHGITLALFAAGSTGLTAVINQMTKSTIHEQALQQQHALFDQVLPPEHYNNNLQESCYLVDAPALGKGTHRVFIARKDDKPVAAIIEATAPDGYSGAIQLIVATDFNGTIMGTRVTEHHETPGLGDKIERRLSDWITHFSGKTISGENDTHWAVKKDGGDFDQFTGATITPRAVVNAVKRAGLYAESLPAQLPYLTACGE
- the rsxD gene encoding electron transport complex subunit RsxD — its product is MVFRIASSPYTHNQRQTSRIMLLVLIAALPGIAAQTWFFGWGTLFQIVLAAVTALVAEAIVLRLRKQSVATHLKDYSALLTGLLLAVSIPPLAPWWMVVLGTGFAIIIAKQLYGGLGQNPFNPAMIGYVVLLISFPVQMTSWLPPYEIAATPPGMLDALWMIFTGHTASGGDMAMLRIGIDGISQATPLDTFKTSLRAGHSVEQIMQYPIYSSVLAGVGWLWVNIAWLIGGIFLLWKKAIRWHIPASFLFTLALCAALGWLFSPDTLASPQLHLLSGATMLGAFFILTDPVTASTTNRGRLIFGALAGVLVWLIRSFGGYPDGVAFAVLLANITVPLIDYYTRPRVYGHRKG